One Bifidobacterium angulatum DSM 20098 = JCM 7096 DNA window includes the following coding sequences:
- a CDS encoding histidine triad nucleotide-binding protein yields the protein MSEAEDCLFCKIIAGQIPSTKVYEDDTTYAFKDINPKAKIHVLIVPKRHVANVSELAQSDPAQLDHIVEVAQSIADKEFHGEYRLVFNTGRDAGQTVFHAHAHVLTGEVLDE from the coding sequence ATGAGCGAAGCCGAAGATTGCCTGTTCTGCAAGATTATTGCCGGCCAGATTCCGAGCACCAAGGTATATGAGGACGACACCACCTACGCGTTCAAGGATATTAATCCCAAGGCGAAAATCCATGTACTGATCGTGCCGAAGCGTCATGTGGCCAACGTCAGCGAGCTGGCACAATCCGATCCGGCGCAACTCGATCATATCGTCGAAGTTGCCCAGAGCATTGCCGACAAGGAGTTCCATGGCGAATACCGTCTGGTATTCAACACCGGGCGTGATGCCGGGCAGACCGTATTCCATGCGCATGCGCATGTGCTGACCGGCGAAGTGCTTGACGAGTAG
- a CDS encoding 16S rRNA (uracil(1498)-N(3))-methyltransferase, protein MTNAVFLFDPDKDDVPVNSDEANVGWKLTLPPQVRRHAVQSMRLKEGDEFQLSDGRGLRLTVVLDDADNGIAEVREFVREAQPVTRLALVQALAKSGHDEQAIDIATQIGVDTVVPWQADRSIAKWKNGRTDRKWLSALQAATEQSRRAFTPQLEDCVSSKQIVSMILRANVHGDLVIVLHQDATDTWESIERHVGHLADECLKDGKPRTVYVVVGPEGGISEVEVSQFVEAGAKSVVLGSNILRASTAGPVALSLLSRTLGRYA, encoded by the coding sequence ATGACGAATGCTGTATTCCTGTTTGATCCCGATAAGGACGACGTGCCGGTGAATTCCGACGAAGCGAATGTTGGATGGAAGCTGACCCTGCCGCCGCAAGTCAGACGCCATGCCGTGCAGTCCATGCGTTTGAAGGAGGGCGACGAGTTCCAGCTTTCCGATGGCAGGGGGCTGCGGCTTACCGTAGTGCTTGACGACGCGGATAATGGTATTGCTGAAGTCCGCGAATTCGTCAGGGAGGCACAGCCTGTCACCAGGCTGGCTCTTGTGCAGGCCCTGGCGAAGAGCGGGCATGATGAGCAGGCCATCGATATCGCCACGCAGATCGGAGTCGACACCGTGGTACCCTGGCAGGCGGATCGGTCCATCGCCAAGTGGAAAAACGGAAGAACGGATCGCAAATGGCTTTCTGCATTGCAGGCCGCAACCGAACAATCGCGTCGCGCATTCACGCCACAGCTGGAGGATTGCGTTTCCAGCAAGCAGATCGTTTCCATGATTCTGCGCGCCAATGTGCACGGTGATCTGGTGATCGTATTGCATCAGGACGCCACCGACACATGGGAATCCATCGAGCGGCATGTCGGCCATCTCGCCGACGAGTGTCTGAAAGACGGCAAGCCCCGCACGGTATACGTGGTGGTAGGGCCCGAGGGCGGAATCAGCGAGGTCGAGGTGTCTCAATTCGTAGAAGCGGGCGCGAAGAGCGTGGTGCTGGGAAGCAACATCCTGAGGGCTTCGACGGCAGGCCCCGTTGCGCTTTCGCTGCTGAGCCGGACTTTGGGACGGTACGCATGA
- a CDS encoding TrmH family RNA methyltransferase, with product MRFIELESIDDERVGAYVNLTEIQLRNRLEPAKGLFIAESPKVIDRALAAHREPLSLLVERPWLEGMASMFARIDEQWGPDIPVYVASPEQLKRLTGYRLHRGALSAMRRWPLPSVEEVCRGAHRVAVMENIVDPTNVGALMRSAAALDVDAVLVTPSCGDPLYRRAARVSMGTVFQVPWTRIDGDDKHYWPFKGLEELHSLGFTTVAMALEDDSISLDELTRRLNSSASDPQHIDKLALIFGTEGDGLNRHTIARADLTVKIPMSHDVDSLNVAASSAVAFYATRRLDD from the coding sequence ATGCGCTTCATCGAATTGGAATCCATTGATGACGAACGAGTCGGCGCATACGTGAATCTCACCGAAATCCAGCTGCGTAATCGGTTGGAACCCGCCAAAGGGCTGTTCATCGCGGAATCCCCCAAGGTTATCGACCGCGCGCTGGCGGCGCATCGCGAACCCCTATCCCTGCTGGTCGAGCGCCCCTGGCTTGAAGGCATGGCCAGCATGTTCGCCCGCATCGACGAGCAATGGGGACCTGATATTCCGGTATACGTGGCATCACCGGAACAGCTGAAGCGCCTGACCGGATACCGTCTGCACCGTGGGGCGCTTAGTGCGATGCGCCGCTGGCCGCTGCCATCCGTGGAGGAGGTGTGCAGGGGCGCCCATCGTGTGGCCGTGATGGAGAACATTGTCGATCCGACCAATGTAGGTGCGCTGATGCGTTCCGCGGCGGCGCTTGACGTCGATGCGGTTCTGGTGACACCGTCATGCGGCGACCCGCTGTACCGACGCGCAGCGCGTGTCTCGATGGGAACCGTGTTCCAAGTGCCATGGACCCGCATCGATGGCGATGATAAGCATTATTGGCCGTTCAAGGGGCTGGAGGAACTCCATTCGCTTGGCTTCACGACAGTGGCCATGGCGCTCGAGGACGATTCGATCAGTCTCGATGAACTGACCCGACGCCTGAACAGCAGCGCTTCCGACCCGCAGCATATCGATAAACTGGCGCTTATCTTCGGCACCGAGGGCGACGGACTCAACCGCCATACCATTGCACGCGCCGATCTGACGGTGAAGATTCCGATGTCGCACGATGTGGACAGTCTCAACGTCGCCGCGTCAAGCGCCGTCGCTTTTTATGCAACCCGACGGTTAGATGACTAA
- the glgC gene encoding glucose-1-phosphate adenylyltransferase, which translates to MAKNKQKILSIVLAGGEGTRLMPLTRDRAKPAVPFGGVYRLIDFPLSNLVNSDYRHIVVLTQYKSHSLDRHISQMWRFSSLLGNYVSPVPAQQRLGKHWYLGSADAIYQTINIIEDVQPDIVVIVGADHVYRMDFGQMVEQHIESGAEFTVAGIRQPIEQSNQFGVIDVDPDHPNQIKSFLEKPDTCAGLPDDPNTFLASMGNYVANTDALFDALSKDAKSEDTKHDMGGDIAPYFASRGEAGVYDFNSNVIPGATDTDHAYWRDVGTLKQFYDAHMDLIAYVPEFNLYNQAWPIYTNSGTLPPAKFVHAGRDRLGHATDSIVSPGVIISGGEVHHSVLSPNVHIHSWSQVVDSILFDGVVINRRARVYKAILDKNVVLTENSTVGIDTEHDLARGFTVTPEGITVVPKGTVVDD; encoded by the coding sequence ATGGCAAAGAACAAGCAGAAGATTCTGTCCATCGTATTGGCAGGTGGTGAAGGCACGCGCCTGATGCCGCTGACTCGTGATCGCGCAAAGCCTGCGGTGCCATTTGGCGGCGTGTACCGTCTTATCGATTTCCCGCTATCGAATCTGGTGAATTCCGACTACCGCCACATCGTGGTACTCACCCAGTACAAGTCACATTCGCTGGATCGGCATATCTCCCAGATGTGGCGCTTCTCCTCGCTGCTCGGCAACTACGTATCCCCTGTGCCGGCGCAGCAGCGTCTGGGCAAGCACTGGTATCTGGGTTCCGCCGACGCCATCTATCAGACCATCAATATCATCGAGGATGTGCAGCCCGATATCGTGGTGATTGTCGGCGCCGATCATGTTTACCGTATGGACTTCGGCCAGATGGTCGAGCAGCATATCGAGTCCGGTGCCGAGTTCACCGTGGCCGGCATCCGTCAGCCGATCGAACAGTCGAACCAGTTCGGCGTGATCGATGTCGACCCCGATCATCCGAATCAGATCAAGTCGTTCCTGGAAAAGCCCGACACCTGCGCGGGTCTGCCCGACGACCCGAACACCTTCCTGGCGTCTATGGGCAACTATGTGGCCAATACCGACGCCCTGTTCGACGCATTGTCCAAGGATGCGAAGAGCGAAGACACCAAGCATGATATGGGCGGCGACATCGCGCCGTACTTCGCCTCTCGCGGCGAGGCAGGCGTCTACGACTTCAATTCGAATGTTATTCCGGGGGCCACGGACACCGATCACGCCTATTGGCGCGACGTGGGCACGCTCAAGCAGTTCTACGATGCGCACATGGATCTGATCGCCTACGTGCCCGAGTTCAACCTGTACAACCAGGCATGGCCGATCTACACGAATTCCGGCACACTGCCGCCGGCGAAATTCGTTCACGCAGGACGCGACCGCCTCGGCCACGCCACGGATTCGATCGTCTCCCCCGGTGTCATCATTTCCGGCGGTGAAGTGCATCATTCCGTGCTGTCGCCGAACGTGCACATCCATTCCTGGTCGCAGGTGGTCGATTCCATCCTGTTCGACGGTGTGGTCATCAATCGTCGCGCACGCGTCTACAAGGCGATTCTCGACAAGAACGTCGTGCTGACCGAAAACTCCACCGTCGGCATCGACACGGAACACGATCTGGCCCGTGGATTCACCGTCACGCCGGAGGGCATCACCGTCGTACCGAAGGGTACTGTGGTGGATGACTGA
- the sufU gene encoding Fe-S cluster assembly sulfur transfer protein SufU: MNDFGMGGDDFEQMYQEVILEASKHPHGREHFAVDLAQETAGAQTGETVVRASHEYCTPGESHQFNPTCGDEATIHVEISDSEPHAIERLVWDGHGCSISQASLSIMVDLVEGKTVDDAMELEQLFHRLMESRGKGLDNEDDEERLEDAIVFQGASKYPMRIKCALLGWEGLKDAVARALVANKS; the protein is encoded by the coding sequence ATGAACGATTTCGGCATGGGCGGCGATGATTTCGAGCAGATGTACCAGGAGGTGATTCTCGAGGCATCGAAGCATCCGCATGGTAGGGAGCATTTCGCCGTCGACCTGGCTCAGGAGACTGCGGGGGCACAGACCGGCGAAACGGTGGTCCGCGCCTCGCACGAGTATTGCACGCCGGGCGAATCGCACCAGTTCAATCCCACGTGCGGTGACGAGGCGACCATTCATGTCGAGATCTCCGATAGCGAGCCTCATGCCATCGAACGGCTGGTGTGGGACGGTCATGGCTGTTCCATCTCGCAGGCGAGTCTGTCGATTATGGTCGATCTGGTCGAAGGCAAGACCGTCGATGATGCCATGGAACTCGAGCAGCTGTTCCATCGTCTTATGGAATCCCGCGGCAAGGGACTGGACAATGAGGATGACGAGGAACGCCTGGAGGACGCCATTGTGTTCCAGGGCGCTTCGAAATATCCGATGCGCATCAAATGCGCGCTGCTTGGATGGGAAGGTCTTAAGGATGCCGTTGCCAGGGCGCTTGTCGCGAACAAGTCGTGA
- a CDS encoding SufS family cysteine desulfurase — MVDFAAIRGEFPILDQDIHGHPLVYLDSAATSQKPQCVIDAESEFYRTINAGVHRGAHELAARSTMAFEDARAKVARLVGANAEEGEEEIVVTAGATAGLNLLATAFGNASLGRGGAAAQRFALKQGDEIVVSKAEHHSVLLPFQELAARTGATLKWLELTEDGRVRTDDLDEIITERTKVVAVTHVGNVTGAITDIAPIIRRTHEVGGVFVLDACQSVPHLKVDFHALDVDFAAWSAHKMYGPTGVGFLYGKREMLEALPPASFGGSMVELAWMDQPAQYMLPPARFEAGTQPVAQVVAAGVAAEWMMSIGMDQLEAHERKLTGELLKMGDIEGIRILGPRENADRIGTVAFDINGVHPHDVGQFIDAQGIAIRVGHHCAQPVHRHFGLYASNRASCGVYNNVEDIHALLDALGKVRAFFGA; from the coding sequence ATGGTAGATTTTGCAGCTATTCGTGGTGAATTCCCGATTCTGGATCAAGATATTCACGGGCATCCATTGGTGTATTTGGATTCGGCGGCGACTTCGCAGAAGCCGCAGTGCGTGATTGATGCGGAAAGCGAGTTCTACCGGACCATTAACGCCGGTGTGCATCGCGGAGCCCATGAGCTGGCCGCCCGTAGCACCATGGCGTTCGAAGATGCGCGTGCGAAGGTCGCCAGACTTGTCGGCGCCAATGCCGAGGAAGGCGAGGAGGAAATCGTCGTGACGGCCGGCGCGACGGCTGGCCTGAACCTGCTGGCCACGGCGTTCGGCAACGCGTCCCTTGGGCGCGGGGGAGCGGCGGCGCAGCGTTTTGCGCTGAAGCAGGGCGATGAGATCGTGGTCTCCAAAGCGGAGCATCATTCCGTACTCCTGCCATTCCAGGAACTGGCGGCCCGTACCGGCGCCACGCTCAAATGGCTTGAGCTTACCGAGGACGGCCGTGTGCGTACCGATGACCTCGACGAGATCATCACCGAACGTACGAAGGTCGTCGCCGTAACGCATGTGGGCAACGTGACCGGTGCCATCACCGATATCGCACCCATCATCAGGCGTACGCATGAAGTGGGTGGCGTTTTCGTGCTCGACGCATGCCAGTCCGTGCCGCACCTGAAAGTCGATTTCCATGCGTTGGATGTCGACTTCGCCGCATGGAGCGCGCATAAGATGTACGGTCCGACCGGCGTCGGCTTCCTGTATGGCAAGCGTGAGATGCTCGAAGCGCTGCCGCCCGCCAGTTTCGGCGGATCGATGGTGGAGCTGGCCTGGATGGATCAGCCCGCGCAATACATGCTTCCCCCTGCGCGTTTCGAAGCTGGAACCCAACCTGTGGCCCAGGTCGTCGCCGCTGGTGTGGCCGCGGAATGGATGATGTCCATCGGCATGGATCAGCTTGAGGCCCATGAACGTAAACTGACCGGCGAGTTGCTGAAGATGGGCGATATCGAAGGCATTCGTATTCTCGGCCCACGTGAGAATGCCGACCGCATCGGTACTGTTGCCTTCGACATCAATGGCGTTCACCCGCATGATGTCGGTCAATTCATCGATGCGCAGGGCATCGCCATCCGTGTCGGCCATCATTGCGCACAACCCGTGCACCGTCACTTCGGCTTGTACGCCTCGAACCGTGCGTCCTGCGGCGTGTATAACAATGTCGAGGATATCCACGCATTGCTGGATGCATTGGGCAAGGTGCGTGCGTTCTTCGGCGCATGA
- the sufC gene encoding Fe-S cluster assembly ATPase SufC: protein MSTLEIKDLYAHVETKDGIKPILKGVNLTVNSDETHAIMGPNGSGKSTLAYTLAGHPKYVVDGGEVLLDGEDILKMTPDERAKAGLFLAMQYPVEVPGVSMTNFLRTAKTEVDGKAPAIRTWAKELSEAMKRLKMDPKFATRSVNEGFSGGEKKRAEVLQLELLKPKFAILDETDSGLDVDALRIVSEGVNRAKEANKFGILMVTHYTRILKYIKPDIVHVFADGHFVKTGGPELADELEENGYDQYLPEGADSESALA, encoded by the coding sequence ATGTCAACGCTTGAAATCAAGGATCTGTACGCACACGTCGAAACCAAGGACGGCATCAAGCCGATCCTCAAAGGCGTGAACCTTACCGTTAATTCCGATGAGACGCATGCCATCATGGGTCCCAATGGCTCCGGCAAGTCCACATTGGCCTACACACTGGCCGGTCACCCCAAGTATGTGGTGGATGGCGGCGAGGTATTGCTCGACGGCGAGGACATCCTGAAAATGACCCCGGATGAGCGTGCCAAGGCCGGCCTGTTCCTCGCCATGCAGTATCCGGTGGAGGTGCCGGGCGTTTCCATGACGAATTTCCTGCGTACCGCAAAAACCGAAGTCGATGGCAAGGCCCCGGCCATCCGTACTTGGGCCAAGGAGCTTTCCGAGGCCATGAAGCGTCTTAAGATGGATCCGAAGTTCGCCACCCGTTCCGTGAACGAGGGCTTTTCCGGCGGTGAGAAGAAGCGCGCCGAGGTTCTGCAGCTCGAACTGCTCAAGCCGAAGTTCGCCATCCTCGACGAAACCGACTCCGGCCTTGACGTTGACGCCTTGCGCATCGTCTCCGAAGGGGTGAACCGCGCCAAGGAAGCCAACAAGTTCGGCATTCTTATGGTCACGCACTACACCCGCATTCTCAAGTACATCAAGCCGGATATCGTGCACGTATTCGCCGACGGGCATTTTGTGAAGACCGGCGGCCCCGAATTGGCCGACGAGCTTGAGGAAAACGGCTACGACCAGTACCTGCCGGAAGGTGCCGATTCCGAAAGCGCGCTGGCATAG
- the sufD gene encoding Fe-S cluster assembly protein SufD: MTEAKEITIPMADPNDPYANPAAMPSSADRNPRSFAVEAFPMPNRKQEDWRYTPVERIDEFFTTFTPSGETRIEAGMIDGSPLPEGVRISQVKLGEGLSGTVSKPSDRVSAVEWNSGATATIVELAGEIKQPVLVKVHGAGLDLDAFHLVIAAADNAHADVVVEHDGDARLAEGVEIITGKYSHVSTTFIQEWNTGSKHVGNHRIRVGEGASLRHAVVTLGGDVVRIRMDQDFDGEQADLNMLGIYFVDPGEHIEHRTMVVHNHPECKSRVVYKGALDGKGAHSTWVGNALIEPTAPGTDSYELNRNLVLTPGAIADSEPNLEIENGNIVGAGHASSVGRFNDEELFYLESRGISETEARKLVVRGFFNELVEEIGIPAICDHLMNVIDKRLARGENAAMAQVLEEQ, translated from the coding sequence ATGACCGAAGCCAAGGAAATCACTATCCCTATGGCGGATCCGAACGATCCGTACGCAAATCCGGCGGCAATGCCGTCATCGGCGGATCGCAATCCGCGGTCCTTTGCCGTTGAAGCCTTTCCCATGCCGAATCGAAAGCAGGAGGACTGGCGGTACACTCCGGTCGAGCGCATCGACGAGTTCTTCACAACGTTCACGCCGTCCGGGGAGACCCGGATTGAAGCCGGCATGATCGATGGGTCGCCGCTTCCCGAAGGTGTCAGAATCAGCCAGGTCAAGCTTGGCGAAGGGCTTTCAGGCACGGTGTCCAAGCCGTCCGACCGGGTTTCGGCAGTGGAATGGAATTCCGGTGCGACCGCCACCATCGTCGAGCTCGCCGGGGAGATCAAGCAGCCTGTGCTTGTCAAGGTGCATGGCGCCGGCCTGGATCTTGACGCATTCCATCTGGTGATCGCAGCAGCGGACAACGCGCACGCCGATGTCGTGGTCGAGCATGACGGCGATGCGCGTCTTGCCGAGGGTGTGGAGATCATCACCGGAAAATACTCCCACGTATCCACCACATTCATTCAGGAGTGGAATACCGGATCCAAGCATGTCGGCAACCATCGTATTCGCGTAGGCGAAGGCGCGTCGCTCCGTCACGCCGTGGTCACGCTCGGCGGCGATGTGGTGCGTATCCGCATGGATCAGGACTTCGACGGCGAGCAGGCCGACCTCAATATGCTTGGCATCTATTTCGTCGATCCGGGAGAACATATCGAGCATCGCACAATGGTGGTGCACAACCATCCCGAATGCAAAAGCCGTGTGGTCTACAAGGGTGCGCTTGACGGCAAGGGCGCCCACTCCACGTGGGTCGGCAATGCACTGATCGAACCGACCGCGCCCGGCACCGATTCCTACGAACTCAACCGCAATCTGGTACTCACACCTGGTGCCATCGCCGATTCCGAGCCGAATCTCGAAATCGAAAACGGCAATATCGTGGGAGCAGGCCATGCATCTTCCGTGGGTCGCTTCAATGATGAGGAGCTGTTCTATCTCGAATCGCGCGGCATCAGTGAGACTGAGGCGCGAAAGCTTGTGGTTCGCGGCTTTTTCAACGAGCTGGTCGAGGAGATCGGTATTCCGGCCATCTGCGATCATCTCATGAACGTCATCGACAAGCGTCTGGCACGCGGTGAGAACGCGGCCATGGCGCAGGTGCTCGAAGAACAGTGA
- the sufB gene encoding Fe-S cluster assembly protein SufB yields MSQYVADRTRVNEDKIKQDDEIISQFGDYTYGWHDTDAAGEAAKKGIDESVVRAISADKGEPEWMLEKRLQGYRDFIAKPMPQWGVDLKDFDADDFKYYVKPIDKQAATWEELPDEIRSTYDKLGIPEAEKKRLVSGVAAQYESEVIYNSIQEDLKKQGVIFVDTDTAVREYPEIVKKYFGKCIPSDDNKFSALNTAAWSGGSFVYVPKGVHVDIPLQAYFRINTPNMGQFERTLIIADEGSYVHYVEGCTAPIYSTDSLHSGVVEIFVEPHARVRYTTVQNWSNNVYNLVTQRAYVREGGTMEWVDGNIGSKATMKYPACILAEPYAKASTMSLGFAGQGQYQDTGAKMIHLAPHTSSTIVAKSISRGGGRSAYRGLVKIVKGAEGSSNSTVCDALLVDEFSRSDTYPHVDVREDDVSMAHEATVSKVSEDQLFYLMSRGLSEDEAMGMIVRGFVEPISRELPMEYALELNRLVELQMEGSVG; encoded by the coding sequence ATGAGCCAATACGTGGCCGATCGCACCCGCGTCAACGAGGATAAGATCAAGCAGGATGACGAGATCATCAGCCAATTCGGCGACTACACCTATGGGTGGCATGACACCGATGCCGCAGGCGAGGCGGCGAAGAAGGGCATCGACGAGAGCGTCGTGCGCGCCATCAGTGCCGATAAGGGCGAACCGGAGTGGATGCTTGAAAAGCGTCTGCAGGGGTATAGGGACTTCATAGCCAAGCCGATGCCGCAGTGGGGCGTGGACTTGAAGGATTTCGACGCGGATGACTTCAAGTACTATGTCAAGCCGATTGACAAGCAGGCAGCCACGTGGGAGGAACTGCCTGACGAGATTCGTTCCACCTACGACAAGCTCGGCATTCCCGAAGCGGAAAAGAAGCGTCTGGTTTCCGGCGTGGCCGCGCAATACGAATCCGAAGTGATCTACAACTCGATTCAGGAGGATCTCAAGAAGCAAGGGGTGATTTTCGTCGACACCGACACCGCGGTGCGCGAATACCCCGAGATCGTCAAGAAGTACTTCGGCAAATGCATCCCCAGCGATGACAACAAGTTCTCCGCGCTCAACACCGCCGCATGGTCCGGCGGCTCCTTCGTCTATGTGCCGAAGGGCGTGCATGTGGATATTCCGCTGCAGGCGTATTTCCGTATCAACACCCCGAATATGGGGCAGTTCGAGCGCACGCTGATCATCGCCGACGAAGGCTCCTACGTGCATTACGTGGAAGGCTGCACAGCCCCGATCTACTCCACCGACTCCCTGCACTCCGGCGTGGTCGAGATCTTCGTGGAACCGCATGCCCGCGTGCGCTACACCACCGTGCAGAACTGGTCGAACAACGTATACAATCTGGTCACCCAGCGCGCCTACGTGCGTGAGGGCGGCACCATGGAATGGGTGGACGGCAACATCGGGTCCAAGGCGACCATGAAATACCCGGCCTGCATTCTGGCCGAGCCGTATGCCAAGGCCAGCACCATGTCGCTGGGCTTCGCCGGCCAAGGCCAGTATCAGGACACCGGTGCGAAGATGATTCACCTTGCCCCGCATACCAGCTCCACCATCGTGGCCAAGTCGATTTCCCGCGGCGGCGGACGCTCCGCGTATCGAGGCTTGGTGAAGATCGTCAAGGGAGCCGAGGGCTCTTCGAACTCCACCGTCTGTGATGCGCTGCTGGTGGACGAGTTCAGCCGATCCGACACCTATCCTCATGTCGATGTGCGCGAAGACGACGTTTCCATGGCGCATGAGGCCACCGTCTCCAAGGTCTCCGAAGATCAGCTGTTCTACCTGATGAGCCGAGGGCTGTCCGAGGACGAAGCGATGGGCATGATCGTACGAGGTTTTGTCGAGCCCATCAGCCGTGAGCTGCCGATGGAATATGCGCTTGAACTGAACAGACTTGTGGAACTGCAGATGGAAGGATCGGTGGGCTGA
- a CDS encoding CTP synthase codes for MVRRTHGNPQEHVTKHIFVTGGVVSSLGKGLTASSLGRLLRSRGIKVLQQKLDPYINVDPGTMNPFQHGEVYVTEDGAETDLDIGHYERFLDVYLSQKANVTTGQIYQEVLRKERAGEYLGQCVQVIPHITNEIKSRMRAQASDDVDVIITEIGGTVGDIESQPFLEAAREVRRDLGAENCMFVHVSLVPYIAAAHELKTKPTQHSVMMLRQLGISPDALVLRSDRPLNQSIKDKISLMCDVDSEGVVNCVDAPSIYDVPKILFNEGLDAYVVRELGLPFHDVDWDEWEDLLERVHHPKHEVNIAIVGKYIDLPDAYLSVTEAIKAGGFANYAKVNVKWVAADKCETEEGAAAALDQVDGIVVPGGFGIRGIDGKIGALKFARENGLPALGLCLGLQSMVIEYARHVLGLEDANSTEFEPDCDTPVIATMEEQKDIVAGKGDMGHTMRLGSYPAELEEGSLVAELYGTTHVTERHRHRYEVNVAYKDQLREGGLRISGQSPDGELTEFVELPREVHPFYVATQAHPEFKSRPTKPHPLFAGLVKAALDHQQAR; via the coding sequence ATGGTTAGAAGAACACATGGCAATCCTCAAGAGCACGTCACCAAGCATATTTTCGTCACCGGTGGCGTCGTCTCGTCCCTCGGCAAAGGCCTGACCGCCTCCTCCCTCGGTCGTCTGCTGCGCTCCCGTGGCATCAAGGTCCTCCAGCAGAAGCTCGACCCCTACATCAACGTCGATCCCGGCACGATGAACCCGTTCCAGCACGGTGAGGTCTATGTAACCGAAGACGGCGCGGAAACCGATCTCGACATCGGCCATTACGAGCGTTTCCTCGACGTCTACCTGAGCCAGAAGGCCAATGTCACCACCGGTCAGATCTATCAGGAGGTGCTGCGCAAGGAACGCGCCGGCGAATACCTCGGCCAGTGCGTGCAGGTCATTCCGCATATCACCAATGAGATCAAGTCCCGTATGCGCGCCCAGGCGTCCGACGATGTCGACGTGATCATCACCGAAATCGGCGGCACGGTAGGCGATATCGAATCCCAGCCGTTCTTGGAGGCCGCACGTGAGGTCCGTCGCGACCTGGGTGCCGAGAACTGCATGTTCGTGCATGTCTCCCTGGTGCCGTACATCGCCGCCGCCCATGAGCTCAAGACCAAGCCGACCCAGCATTCCGTGATGATGCTGCGTCAGCTCGGCATCTCCCCGGATGCGCTGGTCCTGCGTTCCGACCGTCCGCTGAATCAGTCCATCAAGGACAAGATCTCCCTGATGTGCGACGTGGATTCCGAAGGCGTGGTCAATTGCGTGGATGCGCCGAGCATCTACGACGTGCCGAAGATCCTGTTCAACGAAGGCCTCGACGCCTATGTGGTCCGCGAGCTCGGCCTGCCGTTCCATGACGTCGATTGGGACGAGTGGGAGGATCTGCTGGAGCGCGTGCACCATCCGAAGCACGAGGTGAACATCGCCATCGTCGGCAAGTACATCGATCTGCCCGACGCCTACCTGTCCGTCACCGAGGCCATCAAGGCTGGCGGCTTCGCCAACTACGCCAAAGTGAACGTCAAGTGGGTCGCCGCCGATAAGTGCGAGACCGAAGAGGGCGCTGCGGCAGCGCTCGACCAGGTCGACGGCATCGTCGTGCCAGGAGGCTTCGGCATCCGCGGCATCGACGGCAAGATCGGTGCTCTGAAGTTCGCCCGTGAGAACGGGCTTCCGGCTCTTGGCCTGTGCCTCGGTCTGCAGTCCATGGTGATCGAATACGCGCGTCACGTGCTCGGTCTGGAGGATGCCAACTCCACCGAGTTCGAGCCCGATTGCGACACCCCGGTCATCGCCACCATGGAAGAGCAGAAGGACATCGTCGCCGGCAAGGGCGATATGGGCCACACCATGCGACTGGGCAGCTACCCGGCCGAGCTGGAGGAAGGCTCCCTGGTGGCCGAGCTGTACGGTACCACGCACGTCACCGAGCGTCACCGTCACCGTTACGAGGTGAACGTCGCTTACAAGGATCAGCTGCGTGAAGGCGGTCTGCGTATCTCCGGCCAGAGCCCGGACGGCGAGCTCACCGAATTCGTGGAGCTGCCGCGCGAAGTGCATCCGTTCTATGTGGCCACCCAGGCCCACCCGGAATTCAAGTCCCGCCCGACCAAGCCGCACCCGCTGTTCGCTGGTCTGGTGAAGGCCGCGCTGGATCATCAGCAGGCGCGCTGA
- a CDS encoding type II 3-dehydroquinate dehydratase, translating to MTKVVVVNGPNLGRLGVRQPDVYGKQDLDTLRRLCTEWGEALGLEVEVRQSDDEAEMIRWMHQAADEKTPIVMNPAAFTHYSYGLADAAHMVIDEGLPLMEVHISNPSARDEFRKRSVISPVATGTITGMGFYGYKLALEAVAHLIAG from the coding sequence ATGACGAAAGTAGTGGTGGTCAACGGGCCGAATCTGGGTCGTTTGGGTGTACGCCAGCCCGACGTGTACGGCAAGCAGGATCTTGATACTCTGCGTAGGCTGTGCACCGAATGGGGCGAGGCTCTTGGCCTTGAGGTTGAAGTCCGTCAGAGCGACGACGAAGCCGAGATGATCCGCTGGATGCATCAGGCTGCGGACGAAAAGACTCCGATCGTGATGAATCCCGCCGCCTTCACCCATTATTCCTATGGGCTTGCCGATGCCGCCCATATGGTGATCGATGAGGGTCTGCCGCTGATGGAGGTGCATATCTCCAATCCATCCGCGCGCGACGAATTCCGCAAGCGTTCCGTGATCTCGCCGGTCGCCACCGGTACCATTACCGGCATGGGATTCTATGGGTACAAGCTTGCGCTTGAGGCCGTTGCGCATCTGATTGCCGGATGA